A single genomic interval of Mangifera indica cultivar Alphonso unplaced genomic scaffold, CATAS_Mindica_2.1 Un_0010, whole genome shotgun sequence harbors:
- the LOC123205653 gene encoding enoyl-[acyl-carrier-protein] reductase [NADH], chloroplastic-like isoform X1, translating to MAAKAASSLQMARVRPCISTSHRAFKAGVAFVSGDSKKASLAKLASAGHLSSAQPLHRSFMSSSVKLDKFVTKAMAEFSDSKPVSGLSIDLRGKKAFIAGVADDNGYGWAIAKSLATAGAEILVGTWVPALNIFETSLRRGKFDESRVLPDGSLMEITKVYPLDAVYDSPEDVPEDVKANKRYAGSSKWTVKEVAESVKQDFGSIDILVHSLANGPEVSKPLLETSRNGYLAAVSASSYSYVSLLKHFVPIMNPGGSSISLTYIASERIIPGYGGGMSSAKAALESDTRVLAFEAGRKHKIRVNTISAGPLRSRAAKAIGFIDTMIEYSLENAPLQKELSADEVGNTAAFLASPLATAITGAVIYVDNGLNAMGVGVNSPIFKELDIPKSNH from the exons ATGGCAGCAAAAGCGGCTTCCAGCCTTCAGATGGCAAGAGTGAGGCCTTGCATTTCAACTTCTCATAGAGCCTTCAAGGCAGGTGTTGCCTTTGTTTCTGGAGATTCTAAGAAAGCTTCCTTGGCCAAGCTTGCAAGCGCTGGTCACCTATCATCTGCTCAACCTCTCCACCGGAGTTTTATGTCATCATCGGTAAAACTTGACAAGTTTGTTACAAAAGCAATGGCTGAATTTAGTGATAGCAAGCCTGTATCAGGTTTATCAATTGATTTGAGAG GTAAGAAGGCATTTATTGCTGGTGTTGCTGATGACAACGGATACGGTTGGGCTATAGCAAAATCTCTTGCTACTGCTGGTGCAGAAATTTTGGTGGGAACATGGGTGCCT GCTTTGAACATTTTTGAAACCAGTTTGCGACGTGGAAAGTTTGATGAATCACGTGT GTTGCCAGATGGTTCTTTGATGGAAATCACCAAAGTGTATCCCCTAGATGCAGTCTATGACAGCCCTGAGGATGTGCCGGAAGAT GTGAAAGCAAATAAGCGTTATGCAGGGTCCTCTAAGTGGACTGTTAAg GAAGTTGCTGAATCTGTTAAACAGGATTTTGGCAGCATCGACATCCTTGTGCATTCACTTGCCAATGGGCCAGAG GTGAGTAAACCTCTGCTAGAGACATCGAGGAACGGATATCTTGCGGCTGTGTCTGCTTCAAGTTACTCTTATGTTTCCTTACTCAAGCATTTTGTTCCAATAATGAATCCAG GTGGTTCATCAATTTCTCTAACATACATTGCTTCGGAGAGGATCATTCCAGG ATACGGTGGAGGTATGAGTTCTGCTAAAGCTGCGCTAGAGAGTGACACAAGA GTGCTTGCTTTTGAAGCAGGAAGAAAGCACAAAATCAGGGTCAATACCATATCTGCTG GACCACTAAGAAGCCGTGCTGCAAAAGCAATTGGATTCATAGACACAATGATTGAATATTCATTAGAGAATGCGCCATTGCAGAAAGAACTATCTGCAG ATGAGGTGGGGAACACAGCAGCCTTCTTAGCATCACCTTTGGCAACCGCAATTACCGGGGCTGTTATATATGTCGACAATGGTCTTAATGCAATGGGAGTGGGTGTCAACAGTCCAATATTCAAGGAGCTTGACATACCAAAAAGCAATCACTAG
- the LOC123205654 gene encoding uncharacterized mitochondrial protein AtMg00810-like isoform X1: MFMSPPPGFEMMGQDKVCRLKKSLYGLKQSPRAWFERFGKAVKSHGYHQSQADNTMFYKRSEKGKISILIVYINDIILTGDDSEELVNIKKKLARDFEIKDLGLLKYFLGMEFARSRKGIFVNQRKYILDLLSETGLLGCKAADSPLDANLKLDPAKAKDVIDKEKFQRLVGKLIYLSHTRPDIAFAVSMVSQYMHSPGREHFNATYRILRYLKGTPGKGLMFRKNNNLQIEVYTDADWVGCTTDRRSTSGYCTFIGGNLVTWRSKKQNVVARSSVEVEFRSLAHGISEAIWLKRLFEDLKISVSYPMKVYCDNKAAISITHNPVLHDRTKHIEVDKHFIKEKIESGLICLSYVPTTDQIADILTKGLHKGQFELLVSKLAMENIFKPA; encoded by the coding sequence ATGTTTATGAGCCCACCTCCAGGATTTGAGATGATGGGACAGGATAAAGTCTGTAGACTTAAAAAATCCCTATATGGCCTTAAACAGTCTCCGAGAGCTTGGTTTGAACGTTTTGGAAAAGCCGTGAAAAGCCATGGTTATCATCAAAGCCAGGCTGACAACACAATGTTTTATAAGCGATCGGAGAAAGGTAAAATCTCTATCTTAATTGtctatataaatgatataatctTGACAGGTGATGATTCTGAAGAATTAGTAAACATAAAGAAGAAGTTGGCACGAGATTTTGAGATTAAAGATCTgggattattaaaatatttcctTGGTATGGAGTTCGCTAGATCAAGAAAGGGTATCTTTGTAAACCAAAGGAAATATATCCTTGATCTTCTCAGTGAAACAGGTCTCCTAGGTTGTAAAGCTGCAGATAGTCCACTTGACGCTAATTTGAAACTTGATCCAGCTAAAGCTAAAGATGTGATTGATAAGGAAAAATTTCAAAGACTTGTAGGGAAGTTAATCTATCTGTCACATACCCGTCCTGATATAGCTTTTGCTGTGAGTATGGTTAGCCAATATATGCACTCACCTGGACGAGAACATTTTAATGCAACGTATAGAATACTAAGATACCTAAAAGGAACTCCTGGAAAAGGCCTTATGTTTCGGAAGAATAACAACCTACAAATAGAAGTCTACACTGATGCAGATTGGGTCGGTTGTACTACTGACAGACGTTCTACTTCAGGCTACTGCACCTTTATTGGAGGAAATCTTGTTACATGGCGGAGTAAAAAGCAAAATGTTGTGGCTCGAAGTAGTGTCGAGGTTGAGTTCAGGTCTCTTGCTCATGGGATTAGCGAGGcaatttggttgaaaagattgtTTGAAGACTTGAAGATCTCGGTGTCTTATCCTATGAAAGTATATTGTGATAACAAGGCAGCCATTTCAATCACTCACAACCCGGTTTTACACGACAGAACGAAACACATTGAGGTTGACAAGCACTTCATCAAAGAGAAGATTGAAAGTGGGTTAATTTGTCTCTCCTATGTACCAACTACAGATCAAATAGCAGACATACTCACCAAAGGGCTACACAAGGGACAGTTTGAACTTCTAGTTAGCAAGCTAGCTATGGAAAACATCTTCAagccagcttga
- the LOC123205654 gene encoding uncharacterized protein LOC123205654 isoform X2 — MVVDNRIFKFLIGLNMEFDEVRGRIIGRQPLPSIGEVFSEVRREESHRLVMLGKKNPGSPIENFALAVGVNASRNTNKKSNDKPRVWCDYCNKPRHTRETCWKLHGKPANWKGSHEGRFNKTPAAHEANSASFNKEQIDQILKLLKFNSGSSSAPNASVAQVGTELGEDDWQC; from the exons atggtgGTGGATAATCGTATTTTTAAGTTTCTTATTGGACTTAATATGGAGTTTGATGAAGTTAGAGGCAGGATCATCGGTAGACAACCGCTTCCATCTATTGGTGAAGTGTTCTCTGAAGTCCGCCGTGAGGAGAGTCACCGTCTTGTTATGCTCGGCAAGAAAAACCCTGGCAGTCCTATTGAAAACTTTGCTCTTGCGGTTGGGGTGAATGCTAGTCGAAATACTAACAAGAAATCCAATGACAAGCCTCGTGTTTGGTGTGACTATTGCAACAAACCACGTCATACACGTGAGACATGCTGGAAACTTCATGGAAAGCCAGCAAATTGGAAGGGCTCTCATGAAGGACGGTTTAATAAGACTCCTGCTGCACATGAGGCAAATTCGGCCTCCTTCAACAAAGAGCAAATTGATCAAATCCTGAAATTGTTGAAGTTCAACTCAGGTTCATCTAGTGCTCCTAATGCTTCAGTGGCTCAAGTAG GAACTGAACTCGGAGAAGATGATTGGCAGTGCTAA
- the LOC123205653 gene encoding enoyl-[acyl-carrier-protein] reductase [NADH], chloroplastic-like isoform X2, with protein sequence MARVRPCISTSHRAFKAGVAFVSGDSKKASLAKLASAGHLSSAQPLHRSFMSSSVKLDKFVTKAMAEFSDSKPVSGLSIDLRGKKAFIAGVADDNGYGWAIAKSLATAGAEILVGTWVPALNIFETSLRRGKFDESRVLPDGSLMEITKVYPLDAVYDSPEDVPEDVKANKRYAGSSKWTVKEVAESVKQDFGSIDILVHSLANGPEVSKPLLETSRNGYLAAVSASSYSYVSLLKHFVPIMNPGGSSISLTYIASERIIPGYGGGMSSAKAALESDTRVLAFEAGRKHKIRVNTISAGPLRSRAAKAIGFIDTMIEYSLENAPLQKELSADEVGNTAAFLASPLATAITGAVIYVDNGLNAMGVGVNSPIFKELDIPKSNH encoded by the exons ATGGCAAGAGTGAGGCCTTGCATTTCAACTTCTCATAGAGCCTTCAAGGCAGGTGTTGCCTTTGTTTCTGGAGATTCTAAGAAAGCTTCCTTGGCCAAGCTTGCAAGCGCTGGTCACCTATCATCTGCTCAACCTCTCCACCGGAGTTTTATGTCATCATCGGTAAAACTTGACAAGTTTGTTACAAAAGCAATGGCTGAATTTAGTGATAGCAAGCCTGTATCAGGTTTATCAATTGATTTGAGAG GTAAGAAGGCATTTATTGCTGGTGTTGCTGATGACAACGGATACGGTTGGGCTATAGCAAAATCTCTTGCTACTGCTGGTGCAGAAATTTTGGTGGGAACATGGGTGCCT GCTTTGAACATTTTTGAAACCAGTTTGCGACGTGGAAAGTTTGATGAATCACGTGT GTTGCCAGATGGTTCTTTGATGGAAATCACCAAAGTGTATCCCCTAGATGCAGTCTATGACAGCCCTGAGGATGTGCCGGAAGAT GTGAAAGCAAATAAGCGTTATGCAGGGTCCTCTAAGTGGACTGTTAAg GAAGTTGCTGAATCTGTTAAACAGGATTTTGGCAGCATCGACATCCTTGTGCATTCACTTGCCAATGGGCCAGAG GTGAGTAAACCTCTGCTAGAGACATCGAGGAACGGATATCTTGCGGCTGTGTCTGCTTCAAGTTACTCTTATGTTTCCTTACTCAAGCATTTTGTTCCAATAATGAATCCAG GTGGTTCATCAATTTCTCTAACATACATTGCTTCGGAGAGGATCATTCCAGG ATACGGTGGAGGTATGAGTTCTGCTAAAGCTGCGCTAGAGAGTGACACAAGA GTGCTTGCTTTTGAAGCAGGAAGAAAGCACAAAATCAGGGTCAATACCATATCTGCTG GACCACTAAGAAGCCGTGCTGCAAAAGCAATTGGATTCATAGACACAATGATTGAATATTCATTAGAGAATGCGCCATTGCAGAAAGAACTATCTGCAG ATGAGGTGGGGAACACAGCAGCCTTCTTAGCATCACCTTTGGCAACCGCAATTACCGGGGCTGTTATATATGTCGACAATGGTCTTAATGCAATGGGAGTGGGTGTCAACAGTCCAATATTCAAGGAGCTTGACATACCAAAAAGCAATCACTAG